The Sphingomonas alpina genome has a segment encoding these proteins:
- a CDS encoding TonB-dependent receptor — translation MTRIFLRLSASLVAMALASTAQAQSAGPNLSDPPADAAQQVDTSEDIIVTGEKVARSLQETKTSVAVITAARIEEENLRSLQEVLQRTANVSTIYGGAGFTIRGIANNGVSSGGDGALSTVYLDGAALPTGTLHGAPTDMWDVAQVEIFRGPQSTLQGLNALAGAVIIRTTDPTMDWSARGRALYTSYDERAFAIAGGGPIIADELAFRVAAEKRDGDGFVHNVTRNAPENPVDALSLRGKLLWTPGALPGFEARLGYTHSERKGGYAFTYTDVTPHMFDDRTASSNAPNASTINADIATLDLSYKLGDRFSLNSVSSFNKIRQFDTYDGDRTAADLTAGNIGFRYRTFTQELRLNYKGERLSGLIGAFYYNRDQIGTQASLTQVQTPTGTIAALLQGNGVDPATAALIAARYTAALPSIPVDYANRTPTRVETMALFADARYELTDRLSALAGARYDRETNRLSSDTRARFAGTLPNPADYGPFAPAFTAINAGVLGLVAQAAGVALPSKRTFNAFLPKLGLEMNWTPTVSTAFVAQRGYRSGGSSSNMARNLTVAYDPEFTWNYELSLRTAWLDGALTINANAFYIDWKDQQTSVNFGLNTYDFNTVNAGKSHLYGFEIEARHRVSRAFDWYASIGHVRTKFDSFRVDVGAVNDLSGMQFPYAPKWTLSGGANVRVGSHIVANVNASHRSGVFTDVGAPQSQYVVGGRTLVNAKLGYQAEHWSLSAYASNLFDEKYFEYGNASQRNGVLGDPQVFGLVFETKW, via the coding sequence ATGACGCGCATTTTCCTGAGGCTGTCGGCCAGCCTTGTCGCCATGGCGCTTGCCTCTACCGCACAGGCGCAGTCTGCTGGGCCGAACCTGTCGGATCCGCCGGCCGATGCCGCGCAGCAGGTGGACACGTCCGAAGACATCATCGTCACCGGCGAAAAGGTCGCGCGATCGTTGCAGGAGACCAAGACCAGTGTCGCGGTGATCACCGCGGCGCGGATCGAGGAGGAGAATCTCCGCTCACTGCAGGAGGTGCTGCAGCGTACCGCCAATGTCTCGACCATTTATGGCGGGGCCGGCTTCACCATTCGCGGGATCGCCAATAACGGCGTTTCGAGTGGCGGCGATGGCGCGCTGTCGACGGTCTATCTCGATGGCGCGGCGCTGCCGACCGGTACGCTGCATGGTGCGCCGACCGATATGTGGGACGTCGCGCAAGTCGAAATATTTCGCGGGCCGCAATCGACGTTGCAGGGGCTGAACGCACTGGCCGGCGCGGTGATCATCCGCACCACCGATCCGACGATGGACTGGAGTGCGCGCGGGCGGGCGCTGTATACCAGCTATGACGAACGCGCCTTCGCCATTGCCGGAGGCGGGCCGATCATCGCCGACGAGCTTGCCTTTCGCGTTGCCGCGGAAAAGCGCGACGGCGATGGCTTCGTCCATAACGTCACGCGCAATGCGCCGGAGAATCCGGTCGACGCGCTCAGCCTGCGCGGCAAATTGCTCTGGACGCCCGGCGCGCTGCCGGGGTTCGAAGCGCGGCTCGGCTATACCCATTCCGAACGCAAGGGCGGCTATGCCTTCACCTATACCGACGTCACGCCCCACATGTTTGATGATCGCACGGCCTCATCGAATGCGCCGAATGCCAGCACGATCAATGCCGACATCGCCACGCTGGATTTGAGCTACAAGCTGGGTGACCGGTTCTCGCTCAACAGCGTCTCGTCGTTCAACAAGATCCGCCAGTTCGACACCTATGACGGCGATCGCACCGCAGCCGATCTGACCGCCGGCAATATCGGCTTTCGCTACCGCACCTTCACGCAGGAGCTGCGCCTCAACTACAAGGGCGAGCGGCTGAGCGGTCTGATCGGCGCCTTTTATTATAATCGCGACCAGATCGGCACTCAGGCCAGCCTGACTCAAGTCCAGACCCCGACCGGCACGATCGCCGCCTTGTTGCAGGGCAATGGGGTCGACCCGGCAACGGCTGCCCTGATCGCGGCCCGCTATACCGCTGCCTTGCCGTCGATCCCGGTCGATTATGCCAACCGCACGCCGACCAGGGTCGAAACCATGGCGCTGTTTGCCGACGCCCGATATGAACTCACCGATCGCCTGTCGGCCCTGGCCGGCGCGCGCTACGACCGCGAGACCAACCGCCTTTCATCGGATACGCGCGCGCGGTTTGCCGGAACCCTGCCCAATCCTGCGGACTATGGGCCATTCGCGCCGGCATTTACCGCGATCAATGCCGGTGTGCTCGGGCTGGTCGCGCAGGCTGCCGGGGTAGCGTTGCCGTCGAAGCGGACATTCAACGCATTCCTGCCCAAGCTGGGGCTGGAAATGAACTGGACGCCGACCGTGTCGACCGCCTTTGTGGCGCAGCGCGGCTATCGCTCGGGCGGATCGAGTTCGAACATGGCGCGCAACCTGACCGTGGCCTATGATCCGGAATTCACCTGGAATTATGAATTGTCGCTGCGCACGGCCTGGCTCGATGGCGCGCTGACGATCAATGCCAATGCCTTCTACATCGACTGGAAGGACCAGCAGACCTCCGTCAATTTCGGGCTCAACACCTATGACTTCAACACGGTCAATGCCGGCAAGTCGCATCTTTATGGCTTCGAGATCGAGGCGCGGCATCGCGTCAGCCGGGCGTTCGACTGGTATGCGTCGATTGGCCATGTCCGCACCAAGTTCGATTCCTTCAGGGTAGATGTCGGAGCCGTCAACGACTTGAGCGGGATGCAATTCCCCTATGCCCCGAAATGGACGCTGTCGGGCGGCGCCAATGTCCGCGTCGGATCGCACATCGTCGCCAATGTGAATGCCAGCCACCGCAGCGGCGTGTTCACCGATGTCGGCGCGCCACAGTCTCAATATGTCGTGGGCGGCCGCACGCTGGTCAATGCCAAGCTGGGCTATCAGGCCGAGCATTGGAGCCTGTCGGCCTATGCGAGCAATTTGTTCGACGAAAAATATTTCGAATATGGCAATGCGTCGCAGCGCAATGGGGTGCTGGGCGATCCGCAGGTCTTCGGCCTGGTGTTCGAGACGAAATGGTGA
- a CDS encoding DNA-binding domain-containing protein encodes MSLIALQRDFRRHLLDGPGAVEGWIAPGALAGLHVYHNAYRVQLTDCLAETYPQLQAWLGGSGFVDAARHHIEHMPPSGWTLGVYGAGFDRTLAGLHPDDPEIAELATLEWMLAEAFAGADAVAQPPGAIAGVDWDKARLRFVPTLRIESARTNAGAIWSALSAGAAPPAAAILPEPAAMLVWRQDFTPCFRTVEKVECEALHMLASGKGFADLCGWLVAAHGEAVGVAHAGAMLGQWFADGLVAGCEEGSGA; translated from the coding sequence ATGAGCCTGATTGCGCTGCAGCGCGACTTTCGTCGCCATTTGCTCGATGGGCCGGGCGCGGTGGAGGGCTGGATCGCGCCCGGGGCGCTGGCCGGGCTCCATGTCTATCACAATGCGTACCGTGTGCAGCTGACCGATTGCCTCGCCGAAACCTATCCGCAGCTCCAGGCGTGGCTGGGCGGGTCGGGCTTTGTCGATGCAGCGCGCCATCATATCGAGCATATGCCGCCAAGCGGCTGGACGCTGGGCGTCTATGGCGCCGGGTTCGACCGGACTCTGGCCGGGCTCCATCCCGACGATCCCGAAATCGCCGAGCTGGCGACGCTGGAATGGATGCTGGCCGAGGCATTCGCGGGCGCGGATGCGGTGGCGCAGCCGCCGGGAGCGATTGCCGGAGTCGACTGGGACAAGGCACGGTTGCGCTTCGTGCCGACGCTGCGCATCGAATCCGCGCGGACCAATGCCGGCGCGATCTGGTCGGCGCTGTCGGCCGGTGCCGCCCCGCCCGCTGCAGCGATTTTGCCCGAGCCAGCCGCGATGCTGGTGTGGCGGCAGGACTTCACGCCTTGTTTTCGTACGGTCGAGAAGGTCGAGTGCGAAGCCTTACACATGCTGGCGAGCGGGAAGGGTTTTGCCGATCTGTGTGGGTGGCTGGTCGCGGCACATGGCGAGGCCGTGGGTGTCGCGCATGCCGGCGCGATGCTCGGCCAATGGTTTGCCGATGGACTGGTAGCAGGCTGCGAGGAAGGTTCGGGCGCGTAA
- a CDS encoding DUF692 domain-containing protein has translation MTRNPAFHGFGLGLRSQHYPDFLDHDVEVDFVEVISENFMIAGGRPLQILERIRERHPVALHGVSMSIGSADGLDRDHLMQLKSLVDRIDPLFVSDHLCWTAIEGFNSHDLLPIPYTREAMDVVCANIAQAQDVLGRAMLIENPSSYVRFADSDATEWDFMAEMCARTGCDLLLDVNNIFVSATNHGFDAIAYLDGVPAERVRQIHLAGHSEGKDLLIDTHDRPVPDSVWALYDAALARVGPVATMIERDDDIPPLAELLAELDQARRVAALRERAALRERIAA, from the coding sequence ATGACCCGCAACCCGGCCTTTCACGGCTTTGGCCTTGGCCTCAGGTCACAACATTATCCCGATTTCCTCGACCATGATGTCGAGGTGGATTTCGTCGAGGTCATCTCGGAGAATTTCATGATCGCCGGCGGGCGTCCGTTGCAGATCCTGGAACGGATCCGCGAACGCCATCCGGTCGCGCTGCACGGGGTGTCGATGTCGATCGGTTCGGCCGACGGGCTCGACCGCGATCATCTGATGCAACTCAAATCGCTGGTCGACCGGATCGACCCGCTGTTCGTGTCGGACCATCTGTGCTGGACCGCGATCGAGGGCTTCAATTCGCACGACCTGTTGCCGATCCCCTATACGCGCGAGGCGATGGACGTGGTGTGTGCCAATATCGCGCAGGCGCAGGATGTGCTTGGCCGCGCGATGCTGATCGAGAATCCGTCGAGCTATGTGCGGTTTGCCGACAGCGACGCGACCGAATGGGATTTCATGGCGGAGATGTGTGCGCGCACCGGGTGCGACCTGCTGCTCGACGTCAACAATATCTTCGTCAGCGCGACCAATCACGGCTTCGACGCGATCGCCTATCTCGATGGCGTGCCGGCGGAGAGGGTGCGTCAGATCCATCTTGCCGGGCATAGCGAAGGCAAGGATTTACTGATCGATACGCATGATCGGCCGGTGCCGGACAGCGTCTGGGCGCTGTACGATGCGGCGCTGGCGCGGGTCGGGCCGGTCGCAACGATGATCGAGCGCGACGATGACATTCCGCCGCTTGCCGAGCTGCTTGCCGAACTCGATCAGGCGCGGCGCGTTGCAGCGCTGCGCGAACGGGCAGCGCTACGCGAACGGATCGCGGCATGA
- a CDS encoding NrsF family protein codes for MRTEDLIRSLGEELRPVPRGAVARRIAIGMAGGAIVTLALVLGCLGMRPDMMHAMCGSSFWMKWGYTILLDLVAVAAVLHLARPQAARPRWLWLMWVPVVVLALLTGRELLIMPMDGWHHLWTGHSWRICSMLVAMLSLPILAGLLWSFRKLAPTRLRLTGAVAGLAAGACGATLYGLHCQESSALFILTWYSLGIAMVVALGALIGPRLLRW; via the coding sequence ATGCGCACCGAAGATCTGATCCGCTCGCTCGGCGAGGAATTGCGCCCGGTGCCGCGCGGCGCGGTCGCGCGGCGGATCGCGATCGGCATGGCCGGCGGCGCGATCGTCACGCTGGCGCTGGTGCTGGGCTGTCTCGGCATGCGCCCCGACATGATGCACGCCATGTGTGGTTCGTCGTTCTGGATGAAATGGGGCTATACCATTTTGCTCGATCTGGTCGCGGTCGCGGCAGTGCTGCATCTGGCGCGTCCGCAAGCGGCGCGGCCGCGCTGGCTGTGGTTGATGTGGGTGCCGGTGGTGGTGCTCGCCCTGCTTACCGGTCGCGAGTTGCTGATCATGCCGATGGATGGATGGCACCATCTCTGGACCGGGCATAGCTGGCGAATCTGCTCGATGCTGGTGGCGATGCTTTCGCTGCCGATCCTTGCCGGTTTGCTCTGGTCGTTCCGCAAACTTGCCCCGACGCGGCTCAGGTTGACCGGTGCGGTCGCCGGGCTGGCGGCAGGGGCGTGCGGGGCGACGCTGTACGGGCTGCATTGCCAGGAATCCTCGGCGCTGTTCATCCTGACCTGGTATTCGCTGGGCATTGCCATGGTCGTCGCATTGGGTGCGCTGATCGGGCCGAGACTGTTGCGCTGGTGA
- a CDS encoding sigma-70 family RNA polymerase sigma factor, which translates to MIGGLDGDSGAYTALLNALVPMLRSFFGRRLRGAADDVEDLVQETMMAIHTRRGTYDRDRAFSAWAYAVARYKMIDHFRRTRTTVPIEGLEDILVAEGFEAATSARMDVDTLLGELSPKQARVIRETRIEGLSVAEAAERGAISESDVKVSVHRGLAALAKRLKGGT; encoded by the coding sequence ATGATCGGCGGTCTCGATGGAGATTCCGGCGCCTATACCGCCTTGCTCAATGCGCTCGTGCCGATGCTGCGATCCTTTTTCGGGCGGCGCCTTCGCGGCGCCGCCGACGATGTCGAGGATCTGGTGCAGGAAACCATGATGGCCATTCACACACGGCGCGGTACCTATGACCGCGACCGGGCCTTCAGCGCCTGGGCCTATGCCGTCGCGCGCTACAAGATGATCGACCATTTCCGCCGGACCCGCACCACCGTGCCGATCGAGGGGCTGGAGGATATCCTGGTCGCCGAAGGGTTCGAGGCGGCGACCTCTGCGCGGATGGATGTCGATACGCTGCTCGGCGAATTGTCGCCCAAACAGGCGCGGGTGATCCGCGAGACCCGGATCGAGGGGCTGAGTGTGGCCGAGGCGGCGGAGCGCGGCGCGATCAGCGAATCCGATGTGAAGGTGTCGGTGCATCGCGGTCTTGCCGCGCTCGCCAAACGCCTGAAAGGTGGCACCTGA
- a CDS encoding DUF2282 domain-containing protein: MSKTPAAIAAALALSIALGSGANAQAAKKPMEKCYGVSLAGKNDCKAGAGTSCAGTSRVAYQGDAWKLVPAGTCTSIKTPRGNGSLTPKA; encoded by the coding sequence ATGTCGAAGACCCCGGCGGCAATCGCCGCAGCCCTTGCCCTGAGCATCGCACTCGGGTCGGGCGCCAATGCCCAGGCCGCCAAGAAGCCGATGGAAAAATGCTATGGCGTGTCGCTCGCCGGCAAGAATGACTGCAAGGCCGGCGCCGGCACCAGCTGCGCCGGCACCTCGCGCGTCGCCTATCAGGGCGATGCCTGGAAACTCGTGCCCGCCGGCACCTGCACCTCGATCAAGACGCCCAGAGGCAACGGCTCGCTGACCCCCAAGGCATAA
- a CDS encoding DoxX family protein gives MTPATLYARTAARLDTLVPGNLLLLVARIAIAAIFFLSGRTKVEGLLTLTPATYELFATEYALPFAPPVIAAHIAAYSEHLFPILLVLGLFTRPAAAALLGMTLVIEIFVYPDAWSTHLGWAAILLPLIARGGGAWSLDRVFGLEKA, from the coding sequence ATGACCCCCGCCACACTTTATGCCCGCACTGCCGCGCGGCTCGACACGCTTGTGCCCGGCAACCTGCTGCTGCTCGTCGCGCGCATCGCGATCGCCGCGATTTTCTTCCTGTCCGGCCGGACCAAAGTCGAAGGGCTGCTGACCCTCACACCGGCAACCTACGAGTTGTTCGCGACCGAATACGCCCTGCCCTTCGCTCCGCCCGTGATCGCGGCGCATATCGCGGCCTATTCCGAACATCTCTTCCCGATCCTGCTGGTGCTCGGCCTGTTCACTCGCCCCGCCGCCGCAGCTCTGCTCGGCATGACTCTGGTGATCGAGATCTTCGTCTATCCCGATGCCTGGTCGACGCATCTCGGCTGGGCGGCGATCCTGTTGCCGCTGATTGCGCGCGGCGGAGGCGCCTGGTCGCTCGACCGTGTATTCGGGCTCGAAAAGGCCTAA
- a CDS encoding HAD-IIB family hydrolase, which produces MKHLVAFDLDGTLAESKQPLQEAMGEALADLLAVAQVAVISGGDWPQFEKQVASRLPARADRSRLWLMPTTGTKLYRYDGAWAPVYAELFDDAQKQAIFAAFDAALTATGFVPEQVWGERIEDRGSQITFSALGQQAPLDAKEHWDPDFAKRKVIQADLRTRLPGLSINIGGATSIDITREGVDKAYGLKKLRDASGIALDAMMFIGDAIFPGGNDYPAKELGLDTVRVRDPLDTLSVIATIVACQK; this is translated from the coding sequence ATGAAACATCTCGTCGCCTTCGATCTCGATGGCACGCTCGCTGAGAGCAAGCAGCCGCTGCAGGAGGCGATGGGCGAAGCGCTGGCCGATCTGCTCGCCGTGGCGCAGGTCGCGGTGATTTCAGGCGGGGACTGGCCGCAATTCGAAAAGCAGGTTGCCAGCCGCTTGCCGGCGCGCGCCGATCGCAGCCGTTTGTGGCTGATGCCGACCACCGGAACCAAGCTGTATCGCTATGACGGCGCCTGGGCGCCGGTCTATGCCGAGTTGTTCGACGATGCGCAGAAACAGGCAATCTTCGCCGCGTTCGATGCCGCGCTGACCGCGACCGGTTTCGTGCCCGAGCAGGTCTGGGGCGAGCGGATCGAGGATCGCGGCAGCCAGATCACCTTTTCCGCACTCGGCCAGCAGGCACCGCTCGACGCCAAGGAGCATTGGGATCCGGACTTCGCCAAGCGCAAGGTGATCCAGGCGGATTTGCGCACGCGCCTGCCCGGCCTGTCGATCAATATCGGCGGGGCGACCTCGATCGACATCACGCGCGAGGGCGTGGACAAGGCCTATGGATTGAAGAAGCTGCGCGATGCGAGCGGCATCGCGCTCGACGCGATGATGTTCATCGGCGACGCGATCTTCCCCGGCGGCAATGATTATCCGGCGAAGGAGCTTGGGCTCGACACGGTGCGGGTGCGCGATCCGCTCGACACGCTGTCGGTGATCGCAACGATCGTCGCCTGCCAGAAATAG
- a CDS encoding helix-turn-helix domain-containing protein, which produces MKLLDIAEVAKRSGMPASTLRFYEEKGLVESLGRRGLRRIFGSDVLERLSLIALGRMAGFSLDEIGGMFGGGGRPQIDRAMLSGKADELDRTIGRMAALRDGLRHAAACPAPSHMECPTFRRLLTVASAHPERVESVMVRGRRRRAHAKGMA; this is translated from the coding sequence GTGAAACTTCTCGATATCGCCGAGGTCGCGAAACGCTCGGGCATGCCGGCCTCCACGCTGCGCTTCTACGAGGAAAAGGGGCTGGTCGAGTCGCTCGGGCGGCGCGGGTTGCGGCGGATCTTCGGCAGCGATGTGCTGGAGCGGCTGTCGCTCATCGCGCTGGGGCGGATGGCGGGTTTCTCGCTCGACGAGATCGGCGGCATGTTCGGCGGCGGCGGCCGGCCTCAAATCGATCGGGCGATGCTGAGCGGGAAGGCAGACGAGCTGGACCGGACGATCGGGCGGATGGCGGCGCTGCGCGACGGACTTCGCCATGCGGCCGCCTGCCCGGCGCCGAGCCATATGGAATGCCCGACCTTTCGCCGCTTGCTGACGGTTGCCAGTGCGCATCCGGAGCGGGTGGAGTCGGTCATGGTCCGGGGCCGCCGTCGTCGCGCGCATGCGAAGGGCATGGCCTAG
- a CDS encoding class I SAM-dependent methyltransferase, with product MTPPSARTDQAPRNQAPSNQAQAELWNARAGETWVAQQAMLDRLFLPLEELLADSVRPTGARDVLDIGCGAGATTLAVAQALAPDGQCTGLDISVPLIEAARRRAAETGVATQFLAGDAQNYSFARGSFDWIVSRFGVMFFDQPEWAFANLRGAVRDGAGLTMITWRDPAENPFMTAGERAAAPLLPQLTPSDPDAPGQFAFADPDKVRRILANGWRETGIKPVDIACALPAGDLRTYIMNMGRVGVLLPDLDDRTRASVSAALTAAFDPFISNGVARFSLACWLVTARAA from the coding sequence ATGACGCCGCCATCCGCCCGGACCGACCAGGCTCCGCGCAACCAGGCCCCATCCAACCAGGCTCAGGCCGAGCTATGGAACGCCCGTGCCGGAGAGACATGGGTAGCGCAGCAGGCGATGCTCGACCGCCTGTTCCTGCCCCTGGAGGAATTACTGGCGGACTCCGTCCGGCCAACCGGCGCGCGCGACGTCCTGGATATCGGCTGCGGTGCCGGCGCGACCACGCTTGCGGTGGCACAGGCGCTTGCGCCGGATGGCCAGTGTACCGGCCTCGATATCTCGGTACCGCTGATCGAGGCGGCACGTCGTCGCGCAGCGGAGACGGGCGTCGCGACGCAATTCCTCGCTGGCGACGCGCAGAATTACAGCTTCGCACGCGGCAGTTTCGACTGGATCGTCTCCCGCTTCGGCGTGATGTTCTTCGACCAGCCGGAATGGGCCTTCGCCAACCTTCGCGGCGCTGTGCGCGACGGCGCCGGCCTGACCATGATCACCTGGCGCGATCCGGCGGAGAATCCCTTCATGACAGCGGGAGAGCGCGCGGCGGCCCCGCTACTACCGCAATTGACACCATCCGATCCGGACGCGCCGGGCCAGTTCGCCTTTGCCGATCCGGATAAGGTCCGCCGCATCCTGGCGAACGGATGGCGCGAGACCGGCATCAAGCCGGTCGATATCGCCTGCGCGCTCCCCGCGGGGGACTTGCGGACCTATATCATGAACATGGGCCGGGTCGGCGTGCTGCTTCCCGATCTCGACGATCGTACGCGGGCGTCAGTGTCCGCGGCTCTGACCGCCGCATTCGATCCGTTCATATCGAACGGCGTCGCGCGGTTCAGCCTCGCCTGCTGGCTGGTCACTGCTCGGGCAGCATGA
- a CDS encoding AraC family transcriptional regulator, whose translation MPWSNPALVEDIARPIVAVGNEYPPAFELDWHQHRRGQLLYAARGVVVVSTRHGAWVAPPERAIWTPGGCSHAVRMVGAVSTRSVLIEPDAHGSLGDRNKVIQVSPLLRSLLQASCEIVPEYDVDGRDGMVMALLLEELARAPTVPLAVPFPKTVEMARKCQAFLERPTPHDTIDLWSADLGMGRRAFTRAFRRETGLSFGAWRQQACLLIALPRLAAGEAVTTIALDLGYESPAAFTTMFKRLAGVAPSHYRPGGATGAA comes from the coding sequence ATGCCGTGGAGCAATCCGGCACTGGTCGAGGATATCGCGCGGCCGATTGTCGCGGTGGGCAATGAATATCCGCCGGCGTTCGAGCTCGACTGGCATCAGCATCGCCGCGGCCAGCTGCTCTATGCCGCGCGCGGCGTGGTGGTCGTCAGCACGCGGCACGGCGCCTGGGTGGCGCCGCCCGAACGTGCGATCTGGACGCCGGGCGGCTGCAGCCATGCGGTCCGGATGGTCGGTGCGGTCAGCACCCGCAGTGTCCTGATCGAACCCGATGCCCATGGCTCGCTGGGCGATCGCAACAAGGTGATCCAGGTCTCGCCCTTGCTTCGCAGCCTGTTGCAGGCCTCGTGCGAGATCGTGCCGGAATATGATGTCGACGGGCGCGACGGCATGGTCATGGCACTGCTGCTTGAGGAACTGGCGCGCGCGCCGACCGTGCCGCTCGCAGTGCCCTTCCCCAAGACGGTGGAGATGGCGCGCAAATGCCAGGCGTTTCTGGAACGGCCCACGCCGCATGACACGATCGATCTGTGGAGCGCCGATCTCGGCATGGGGCGGCGTGCCTTTACCCGCGCGTTCCGCCGGGAAACGGGGCTCAGCTTCGGCGCCTGGCGGCAACAGGCTTGCCTGCTCATCGCATTGCCGCGGTTGGCGGCGGGAGAGGCGGTGACGACCATTGCGCTCGACCTGGGGTATGAAAGCCCTGCCGCCTTCACCACGATGTTCAAGCGGCTCGCGGGGGTGGCGCCAAGCCATTATCGCCCCGGCGGAGCAACCGGCGCAGCCTGA
- a CDS encoding MFS transporter, whose product MNATKAAAPTLPATETTVFGVILAISFCHLLNDMMQSLLPAIYPNLKTELGLSFSQIGLVTLVYQLTASILQPLIGLYADRKPTPLALPGGTLFSLAGLLVLSAAHSYWLLLVGAAMLGMGSSVFHPESSRVARMAAGRRHGLAQSMFQVGGNAGSALGPLAAAIVVVRWGQSSLAFFAMLALLSCAILWNVGQWYRHHGLARLTRGRAGGQPVVTLPRGKVLTGIAILLALIFSKYVYLASLTSYFTFYLIHRFGVSVEVAQLHLFVFLGAVAVGTIAGGPIGDRFGRKYVIWFSILGALPFTLLLPHASLFWTGPLTVVIGLILASAFPAIVVLAQEFVPGKIGMISGLFFGFSFGMGGIGAAVLGEVADRGGIELVYMICAFLPAIGLLAAFLPDPER is encoded by the coding sequence ATGAACGCCACAAAAGCCGCAGCGCCAACGCTTCCCGCGACCGAAACGACTGTGTTCGGCGTGATCCTGGCGATCAGCTTCTGTCATCTCCTCAACGACATGATGCAGTCGCTGCTGCCGGCCATCTATCCCAACCTGAAGACCGAACTGGGCCTGTCGTTCAGCCAGATCGGGCTGGTGACTCTGGTCTATCAGCTCACCGCATCGATCCTGCAGCCGCTGATCGGCCTGTATGCCGACAGGAAGCCGACGCCGCTGGCGCTGCCGGGCGGGACGCTCTTCTCGCTGGCGGGACTGCTCGTCCTGTCGGCGGCGCACAGCTATTGGCTGTTGCTGGTCGGCGCGGCGATGCTCGGTATGGGATCGTCGGTGTTCCATCCCGAATCCTCGCGCGTCGCGCGCATGGCGGCGGGTCGGCGGCATGGCCTCGCCCAGTCGATGTTTCAGGTCGGCGGCAATGCCGGGTCAGCGCTGGGCCCGCTTGCCGCTGCGATCGTGGTGGTCCGCTGGGGTCAGTCCAGCCTGGCCTTTTTCGCAATGCTCGCATTGCTGTCCTGCGCGATCCTGTGGAATGTCGGGCAATGGTACCGGCATCACGGCCTTGCCCGCCTGACTCGCGGCCGGGCCGGCGGCCAGCCCGTGGTCACGCTGCCGCGCGGCAAGGTGCTGACCGGCATCGCCATCCTGCTCGCGCTGATCTTCTCGAAATATGTCTATCTCGCCAGCCTCACCAGCTATTTCACCTTCTATCTGATTCACCGCTTCGGCGTCAGCGTGGAGGTCGCGCAGCTCCATCTGTTCGTCTTTCTCGGCGCAGTGGCGGTCGGTACGATCGCCGGCGGCCCGATCGGCGATCGGTTCGGGCGCAAATATGTGATCTGGTTCTCGATCCTCGGCGCACTGCCCTTCACGCTGCTGCTACCGCATGCCAGCCTGTTCTGGACCGGCCCGCTGACGGTAGTGATCGGCCTGATCCTCGCATCGGCTTTTCCGGCAATCGTCGTCCTCGCTCAGGAGTTCGTACCCGGCAAGATCGGCATGATCTCCGGCCTGTTCTTCGGCTTCTCGTTCGGTATGGGCGGGATCGGCGCCGCCGTGCTCGGCGAAGTCGCCGACCGCGGCGGGATCGAGCTGGTCTATATGATCTGCGCGTTCCTGCCCGCGATCGGCCTGCTCGCGGCCTTCCTGCCCGATCCGGAACGCTGA